A single Perognathus longimembris pacificus isolate PPM17 chromosome 17, ASM2315922v1, whole genome shotgun sequence DNA region contains:
- the Kctd11 gene encoding BTB/POZ domain-containing protein KCTD11, with the protein MLGAMFRADTPVPPNVNPQGGGHYFIDRDGKAFRHILNFLRLGRLDLPRGYGETALLRAEADFYQIQPLLDALRELEASQGSPAPTAALLHADVDVSPRQVHFSARQGPHHYELSSVQLDIFRANLFCTDPECLSALRTRFGVANGDRAEGGPHFHLEWAPRPAQLPEGEYGRLGLQPLWTGGPGDRREVIGTPGFLEEVLRVALEHGFRLDSVFPDPEDLLNSRSLRFVRH; encoded by the coding sequence ATGCTGGGGGCAATGTTTAGGGCTGACACCCCCGTGCCTCCCAATGTCAACCCCCAAGGAGGTGGCCACTACTTCATCGACCGGGATGGCAAGGCCTTCCGGCACATCCTCAATTTCCTGCGGTTGGGCCGACTAGACCTGCCCCGTGGGTATGGAGAGACCGCGCTTCTCAGGGCGGAGGCTGACTTCTACCAGATCCAGCCCCTCCTGGATGCCCTCCGGGAGCTGGAGGCCTCGCAAGGATCGCCCGCGCCCACGGCCGCCCTGCTCCACGCGGATGTGGACGTCAGCCCACGCCAGGTGCACTTCTCCGCTCGCCAGGGCCCGCACCACTACGAGCTGAGCTCGGTCCAGCTGGACATCTTCCGTGCCAACCTCTTCTGCACTGACCCCGAGTGTCTGAGCGCCCTGCGGACCCGATTTGGTGTGGCCAATGGAGACAGGGCAGAAGGAGGCCCACATTTTCATCTAGAGTGGGCCCCCCGTCCAGCACAACTCCCAGAAGGAGAGTACGGGAGACTGGGGCTGCAGCCCCTGTGGACTGGGGGACCGGGCGATCGTCGGGAAGTGATAGGCACGccgggcttcctggaggaggtgctgcggGTGGCTTTGGAGCATGGCTTCCGACTGGACTCGGTCTTTCCAGACCCTGAAGATCTCCTCAACTCTAGATCTTTACGCTTTGTTCGCCACTGA